In the Danio rerio strain Tuebingen ecotype United States chromosome 8, GRCz12tu, whole genome shotgun sequence genome, one interval contains:
- the LOC141375680 gene encoding E3 ubiquitin-protein ligase RBBP6-like isoform X2, with translation MSCVHYRFQSRLTYDSLQFEGLNISAGELKRQIMRSKRLKFCQLKISNAQTDEEYTDDALIPKNTSVIIRRIPAAGLKSSNRRFVGHQAGRWREPSPRADPSLLSLEQLLKTENLAEAKASEEDKLKAVMYQSSLCYYSSRAAAPRRTSASGRAQGFPAASCWRWTTQTERES, from the exons atgtcttgtgttcactacaggttccagagtcgactcacctacgactcgctccagtttgaaggcctcaacatcagcgcgggggagctgaagcggcagatcatgaggagcaagaggctgaagttctgccagctgaagatcagcaacgcccagactgatgaag aatacacagatgatgctctcatccctaaaaacacgtcggtcatcatcagacggatccctgcggcgggactgaagtcctcaaacagaagatttgttgg acatcaagctggacgctggcgtgaaccttcacctagagctgatccttcactcctctcactggagcagttgttgaag actgagaatctggctgaggcaaaggcgtcagaggaggacaagctgaaagcggtgatgtaccagtccagcctgtgctactactccagcag ggcagccgctccgcgccgcacaagcgcatccggaagagcacagggattccccgcagcttcctgttggaggtggacgacccagaccgaaagggagtcatga
- the LOC141375680 gene encoding E3 ubiquitin-protein ligase RBBP6-like isoform X1 — translation MSCVHYRFQSRLTYDSLQFEGLNISAGELKRQIMRSKRLKFCQLKISNAQTDEEYTDDALIPKNTSVIIRRIPAAGLKSSNRRFVGHQAGRWREPSPRADPSLLSLEQLLKTENLAEAKASEEDKLKAVMYQSSLCYYSSSEAMRLLGIPGHHIRHCPTNVGSRSAPHKRIRKSTGIPRSFLLEVDDPDRKGVMIDGSGRYVIPIIDAEAYAAEKRKRPSFSCQTEPLPSSSSAGAASSVRDAGGKRSRSPSSPETRGDQKRPRR, via the exons atgtcttgtgttcactacaggttccagagtcgactcacctacgactcgctccagtttgaaggcctcaacatcagcgcgggggagctgaagcggcagatcatgaggagcaagaggctgaagttctgccagctgaagatcagcaacgcccagactgatgaag aatacacagatgatgctctcatccctaaaaacacgtcggtcatcatcagacggatccctgcggcgggactgaagtcctcaaacagaagatttgttgg acatcaagctggacgctggcgtgaaccttcacctagagctgatccttcactcctctcactggagcagttgttgaag actgagaatctggctgaggcaaaggcgtcagaggaggacaagctgaaagcggtgatgtaccagtccagcctgtgctactactccagcag tgaggccatgaggctgcttgggatcccgggacaccacattaggcactgccccactaatgtg ggcagccgctccgcgccgcacaagcgcatccggaagagcacagggattccccgcagcttcctgttggaggtggacgacccagaccgaaagggagtcatgatagacggcagcggccgatacgtcattcccatcatagacgc tgaggcctatgctgctgagaagagaaagaggccgtccttctcctgccagaccgagcctttgccctcctcgtcctcagcaggtgcggcatcttcggtccgggacgccggagggaaacggtcccgctccccatcttcaccagagacgcgcggcgaccagaagagaccacgtcgctga